In Paractinoplanes brasiliensis, the following proteins share a genomic window:
- a CDS encoding cation:proton antiporter regulatory subunit, producing MRVRVEQTPLPGIGVRHDLVTSSGRTVGVVSHRNGRRDLVLYDVDDPDACLASIPLTDDEAEALADVLGASLMLGQLAGLRQQASGLLTEQIALPAGSPFVRRKLGDTRARTRTGASIVAVMRDREVIASPGPDFVFEANDVVVAVGTRSGLDGVTAILAGDDDD from the coding sequence GTGCGTGTACGAGTGGAACAGACTCCGCTGCCGGGTATCGGCGTCCGCCATGACCTGGTCACCTCCTCGGGCCGTACGGTCGGCGTCGTCTCGCACCGCAACGGCCGCCGTGATCTGGTGCTCTACGACGTCGACGACCCCGACGCGTGCCTGGCGTCGATCCCGCTGACCGACGACGAGGCCGAGGCGCTGGCCGACGTGCTCGGCGCCTCGCTCATGCTGGGCCAGCTCGCCGGGCTCCGGCAGCAGGCGTCCGGCCTGCTCACCGAGCAGATCGCCCTGCCCGCGGGCTCGCCGTTCGTGCGCCGCAAGCTGGGCGACACCCGCGCCCGTACGCGCACCGGCGCCTCGATCGTGGCGGTGATGCGCGACCGTGAGGTGATCGCGTCACCCGGGCCCGACTTCGTCTTCGAGGCGAACGACGTCGTGGTCGCGGTCGGCACCCGCTCGGGCCTGGACGGCGTCACCGCCATCCTCGCCGGCGACGACGACGACTGA
- a CDS encoding cation:proton antiporter: protein MHGTTLLLIEVGALLFALGMLGRLGRSIGLSPIPLYLLAGLAFGHGGLVPLSASEEFIEIGASMGVILLLVMLGLEYSAGELISNLRAAAPAGLMDALFNALPGAAFAFLLGWDWRAALVLAGITWVSSSGVIAKVLGDLGRLGNRETPVILSVLVIEDLAMAFYLPLVTAVLAGAGLIGGAKALAVAVITVLAVLVVAIRYGRQISALISARDAEALLLGVFGLTLFVAGVAEELNVSAAVGAFLVGIAISGPVAHHATEMLSPLRDLFAAVFFVFFGLSTNPADMPPVLLPALGLAVITMLTKVLTGYLAAKRVGIALPGRLRAGLALMPRGEFSIVIAGLAVASGVEPRLAPLATAYVLITVVSGPLLARLPDYEWFKTFIRRWRQPSTPAVRPLTAED, encoded by the coding sequence ATGCATGGAACGACGCTCCTCCTGATCGAGGTCGGCGCCCTGCTCTTCGCCCTCGGCATGCTCGGCCGGCTCGGCCGCAGCATCGGGCTCTCCCCCATCCCGCTCTATCTGCTCGCGGGTCTCGCCTTCGGTCACGGCGGCCTGGTGCCGCTGTCGGCGAGCGAGGAGTTCATCGAGATCGGCGCCTCCATGGGCGTCATTCTGCTGCTGGTCATGCTCGGCCTGGAGTACTCGGCCGGGGAGCTGATCAGCAACCTGCGCGCGGCCGCCCCCGCCGGGTTGATGGACGCGCTGTTCAACGCCCTGCCCGGCGCCGCGTTCGCGTTCCTGCTGGGCTGGGACTGGCGGGCGGCCCTGGTGCTGGCCGGCATCACCTGGGTCTCGTCCTCGGGCGTGATCGCCAAGGTCCTCGGCGACCTGGGCCGGCTGGGCAACCGCGAGACCCCCGTGATCCTCTCGGTGCTGGTCATCGAGGACCTCGCGATGGCGTTCTACCTGCCCCTGGTCACCGCCGTGCTGGCCGGGGCGGGATTGATCGGCGGGGCGAAGGCTCTGGCCGTCGCGGTGATCACCGTGCTCGCCGTCCTGGTCGTCGCGATCCGCTACGGCCGGCAGATCAGCGCCCTGATCTCGGCCCGTGACGCCGAAGCGCTGCTGCTCGGGGTGTTCGGCCTGACCCTGTTCGTGGCCGGGGTGGCCGAGGAGCTGAACGTCTCGGCCGCTGTCGGGGCGTTCCTGGTCGGCATCGCGATCTCGGGCCCGGTTGCGCATCACGCCACCGAGATGTTGTCGCCGCTGCGTGACCTGTTCGCCGCGGTCTTCTTCGTCTTCTTCGGCCTCTCGACCAATCCGGCCGACATGCCGCCGGTGCTGTTGCCGGCGCTGGGGCTGGCCGTGATCACGATGCTGACCAAGGTGCTGACCGGTTATCTGGCCGCCAAGCGGGTGGGCATCGCGCTGCCCGGCCGGCTGCGCGCGGGTCTGGCCCTGATGCCTCGCGGAGAGTTCTCGATCGTCATCGCCGGGCTGGCCGTCGCGTCGGGGGTCGAACCGCGGCTCGCTCCGCTTGCGACGGCGTACGTGTTGATCACCGTGGTGTCCGGGCCGTTGCTCGCCCGGTTGCCCGATTACGAGTGGTTCAAGACCTTCATCCGCAGGTGGCGGCAGCCGTCAACGCCCGCCGTACGGCCCCTGACGGCCGAGGACTGA
- a CDS encoding heat shock protein transcriptional repressor HspR has translation MHEEISFSVEQTSDAKVLIISVAARLAGMHPQTLRQYDRLGLVQPGRAGGGGRRYSERDVALLREVQRLSQEDGVNLAGIKRIIGLEQLVADLQQRVAELEHDLNDAYTRIAQLENPYGGRDLVRQERPSTALVVWRPRRSSER, from the coding sequence ATGCATGAGGAGATCAGCTTCTCGGTCGAGCAGACCTCCGACGCCAAGGTCCTGATCATCTCGGTGGCGGCTCGGCTGGCCGGGATGCACCCGCAGACCCTCCGGCAGTATGACCGTCTCGGGCTGGTGCAGCCGGGACGGGCCGGCGGCGGTGGTCGCCGGTACAGCGAGCGGGACGTCGCGTTGCTGCGTGAGGTGCAGAGACTCAGCCAGGAGGACGGCGTCAACCTGGCCGGCATCAAACGCATCATCGGACTCGAGCAACTGGTCGCCGACCTGCAGCAGCGGGTGGCCGAGCTCGAGCACGACCTGAACGACGCCTACACCCGGATCGCCCAGCTGGAGAACCCGTACGGCGGACGTGACCTTGTGCGCCAGGAGCGCCCCTCGACAGCACTTGTCGTCTGGCGCCCCAGACGGTCGTCCGAGAGATAA
- the dnaJ gene encoding molecular chaperone DnaJ translates to MSSKDWLEKDFYAVLGVPKSAPTDEIKKAYRKLARDLHPDRNPGNKEAEEKFKAASEAYDVLSDDKKRKEYDEMRSLFGSGAFRRGARSGGGAQFDPSDLFGGFSGAGAAGGGAGDRRFGGAGFSDIFSSIFSGGGPGGGAARRGGPRRGRDVETEVTLDFAQAVKGTTLPLTLRSAGECETCHGNGAKPGTSPRTCPQCAGSGLISRNQGSFSFSEPCRDCQGAGTIVDQKCPECRGTGGVTKNRTINVRFPAGVADGQRIRLSGRGEPGDRGGPAGDLYVQVSVRPDELFGRTGDDLTLVVPVTIAEAVLGTDLRVPTLDGPVTLRVPPGTPSGRKLRARGKGIMRKNGPPGDLIVTVDVQVPGGVTGEARDALERFAKLTPPAGRERLEARVRRNS, encoded by the coding sequence ATGAGCTCGAAGGACTGGCTCGAAAAGGACTTCTATGCCGTTCTCGGCGTGCCCAAGTCCGCTCCGACCGACGAGATCAAGAAGGCGTACCGGAAGCTCGCCCGTGATCTGCACCCGGACCGCAACCCGGGCAACAAGGAGGCGGAAGAGAAGTTCAAGGCCGCCTCCGAGGCGTACGACGTGCTCTCGGACGACAAGAAGCGCAAAGAGTACGACGAGATGCGTTCGCTGTTCGGCTCGGGCGCCTTCCGTCGCGGCGCACGGTCCGGTGGCGGCGCGCAGTTCGACCCGTCCGACCTGTTCGGCGGGTTCAGCGGCGCCGGGGCGGCCGGGGGCGGCGCCGGCGACCGGCGCTTCGGCGGCGCCGGCTTCTCGGACATCTTCAGCTCGATATTCTCGGGCGGCGGCCCTGGAGGCGGCGCCGCACGCCGTGGCGGTCCCCGCCGCGGCCGGGATGTCGAGACCGAGGTGACGCTCGACTTCGCGCAGGCCGTGAAGGGCACGACGTTGCCCCTCACGCTGCGCTCGGCCGGCGAGTGCGAGACCTGTCACGGCAACGGCGCCAAACCGGGCACCTCGCCGCGGACCTGCCCGCAGTGCGCGGGCAGCGGTCTGATCTCGCGCAACCAGGGGTCGTTCAGCTTCTCGGAGCCGTGCCGCGACTGCCAGGGCGCGGGCACGATCGTCGACCAGAAGTGCCCGGAGTGCCGCGGCACGGGCGGAGTCACCAAGAACCGCACGATCAACGTCCGGTTCCCGGCCGGGGTCGCCGACGGCCAGCGCATCCGGCTCAGCGGCCGCGGCGAGCCGGGCGATCGGGGCGGGCCCGCCGGCGACCTGTACGTGCAGGTCAGTGTGCGACCGGACGAGTTGTTCGGGCGTACGGGCGATGATCTGACCCTGGTGGTGCCGGTCACCATTGCCGAGGCTGTGCTCGGCACGGATCTGCGCGTGCCGACGCTGGACGGCCCGGTCACCCTGAGGGTGCCGCCGGGCACGCCGAGCGGCCGCAAGCTACGGGCGCGCGGCAAGGGCATCATGCGCAAGAACGGACCACCCGGAGACCTGATCGTCACGGTCGACGTGCAGGTGCCGGGAGGTGTCACGGGGGAGGCCCGGGACGCGCTGGAGCGGTTCGCCAAGCTGACCCCGCCCGCCGGGCGGGAACGGCTCGAGGCTCGGGTGCGCCGGAACAGTTAG
- the grpE gene encoding nucleotide exchange factor GrpE — protein MTATDDENDGRATERVVIRDRRKIDAKAESKAPTAKGKATVGAHRAAEPEDEPEDEATVTADDAEKPEEPKPALGAELEALRTELEERTHDLQRVTAEYANYRKRVDRDRGAAAEQTTGAVLTSLLPVLDDIDRAREHGDLVGPFASVAESLTTVTGKLGLVAFGEKGDPFDPNRHEAVAHQTSADVTEPTCVEVMRRGYSLGERLLRPAMVAVADPE, from the coding sequence GTGACCGCCACGGACGACGAGAACGACGGTCGGGCGACCGAGCGGGTCGTCATCCGGGACCGTCGCAAGATCGATGCGAAGGCCGAGTCCAAGGCCCCCACGGCCAAGGGCAAGGCCACGGTCGGCGCACACCGCGCGGCCGAGCCCGAGGACGAGCCCGAGGACGAGGCGACTGTGACCGCCGACGACGCTGAGAAGCCCGAGGAGCCGAAGCCGGCCCTGGGCGCCGAACTCGAGGCGCTGCGGACCGAGCTCGAGGAGCGGACCCACGACCTGCAACGGGTCACCGCCGAGTACGCCAACTACCGCAAGCGGGTCGACCGCGACCGGGGCGCGGCGGCCGAGCAGACCACCGGCGCGGTGCTCACCTCGCTGCTGCCGGTGCTCGACGACATCGACCGGGCTCGCGAGCACGGCGACCTGGTCGGGCCGTTCGCCTCGGTGGCCGAGTCACTGACCACGGTGACCGGCAAGCTGGGCCTGGTGGCCTTCGGCGAGAAGGGCGACCCGTTCGACCCCAACCGCCACGAGGCGGTCGCTCACCAGACGTCCGCGGACGTCACCGAGCCGACCTGCGTCGAGGTCATGCGCCGCGGCTACAGCCTGGGCGAGCGACTGCTGCGACCGGCCATGGTCGCGGTGGCCGACCCGGAGTGA
- the dnaK gene encoding molecular chaperone DnaK — protein sequence MARAVGIDLGTTNSCVSVLEGGEPTVIANAEGSRTTPSIVAFARNGEVLVGEVAKRQAVTNPDRTIRSVKREVGTNWSIDIDSKKYTPQEISARVLMKLKRDSEAYLGETVTDAVITVPAYFNDAQRQATKEAGEIAGLNVLRIVNEPTAAALAYGLDKGSKEQTVLVFDLGGGTFDVSLLELGDGVIEVKSTSGDNHLGGDDWDQRIIDHLVKTFRGEHGIDLGSDKMALQRLREAAEKAKIELSAATTTSINLPYITAGPDGPLHLDMSLSRAEFQRMTQDLLDRCKGPFESAIKDADVKLSDVDHVILVGGSTRMPAVADLVKSMIGREPNKGVNPDEVVAVGAALQAGVLKGEVKDVLLLDVTPLSLGIETKGGIMHKLVERNTTIPAHRSEVYTTAEDNQPSVLIQVFQGEREMAAYNKKLGTFELSGIAPAPRGVPQIEVSFDIDANGIVHVSAKDLGTGKEQKMTITGGSALPKEDIERMMRDAQDHADDDKKRKEEAETRNLAEQLQWQTEKFLAESGDKLPEDSKNKIGEALGELRGALGGTDIEKIKSAHERLSQVSQEAGSLLYSQGEAPQAAPGADGPQAAPGAAGGTGAAGAAGASNAGPTAGGADDVVDAEIVEDDKK from the coding sequence ATGGCACGTGCGGTCGGCATCGACCTCGGCACCACGAACTCCTGCGTCAGCGTTCTGGAAGGAGGCGAGCCCACCGTCATCGCCAACGCGGAGGGCTCCCGGACGACCCCGTCCATCGTCGCCTTCGCCCGCAACGGTGAGGTGCTCGTCGGCGAGGTCGCCAAGCGTCAGGCGGTGACCAACCCCGACCGGACCATCCGCTCGGTCAAGCGCGAGGTCGGCACCAACTGGTCGATCGACATCGACAGCAAGAAGTACACCCCGCAGGAGATCTCGGCGCGGGTCCTGATGAAGCTGAAGCGCGACTCCGAGGCGTACCTCGGTGAGACGGTCACGGACGCGGTCATCACCGTCCCGGCCTACTTCAACGACGCCCAGCGCCAGGCCACCAAGGAGGCGGGCGAGATCGCCGGCCTCAACGTCCTGCGGATCGTCAACGAGCCCACCGCCGCCGCCCTGGCGTACGGGCTCGACAAGGGCTCCAAGGAGCAGACCGTCCTGGTCTTCGACCTCGGCGGCGGCACCTTCGACGTCTCGCTGCTCGAGCTGGGCGACGGCGTCATCGAGGTGAAGTCGACCTCTGGTGACAACCACCTGGGTGGCGACGACTGGGACCAGCGGATCATCGACCACCTGGTCAAGACGTTCCGCGGCGAGCACGGCATCGACCTGGGCTCGGACAAGATGGCCCTGCAGCGTCTGCGCGAGGCCGCCGAGAAGGCGAAGATCGAGCTGTCCGCCGCCACCACCACCAGCATCAACCTGCCGTACATCACGGCCGGCCCGGACGGCCCGCTGCACCTCGACATGTCGCTGAGCCGTGCCGAGTTCCAGCGCATGACGCAGGACCTGCTCGACCGCTGCAAGGGCCCGTTCGAGTCCGCGATCAAGGACGCCGACGTCAAGCTGTCCGACGTCGACCACGTCATCCTGGTCGGTGGCTCGACCCGCATGCCGGCCGTGGCCGACCTGGTCAAGAGCATGATCGGCCGCGAGCCGAACAAGGGCGTCAACCCGGACGAGGTCGTCGCCGTCGGCGCCGCCCTGCAGGCCGGCGTGCTCAAGGGCGAGGTCAAGGACGTCCTGCTGCTCGATGTCACCCCGCTCTCGCTGGGCATCGAGACCAAGGGCGGCATCATGCACAAGCTGGTGGAGCGCAACACCACCATCCCGGCGCACCGCTCCGAGGTCTACACGACCGCCGAGGACAACCAGCCCTCCGTGCTGATCCAGGTCTTCCAGGGCGAGCGCGAGATGGCGGCGTACAACAAGAAGCTCGGCACCTTCGAGCTCAGTGGCATCGCGCCCGCGCCGCGCGGCGTCCCGCAGATCGAGGTCTCCTTCGACATCGACGCGAACGGCATCGTGCACGTGTCCGCCAAGGACCTGGGCACGGGCAAGGAGCAGAAGATGACGATCACCGGTGGCTCCGCGCTGCCGAAGGAAGACATCGAGCGCATGATGCGCGACGCCCAGGACCACGCGGACGACGACAAGAAGCGCAAGGAAGAGGCCGAGACCCGCAACCTGGCCGAGCAGCTGCAGTGGCAGACCGAGAAGTTCCTGGCCGAGAGCGGCGACAAGCTGCCCGAGGACAGCAAGAACAAGATCGGCGAGGCGCTGGGCGAGCTGCGGGGCGCGCTCGGTGGCACGGACATCGAAAAGATCAAGTCCGCCCACGAGCGTCTGTCGCAGGTTTCGCAGGAGGCCGGTTCGCTGCTGTACTCGCAGGGTGAGGCCCCGCAGGCTGCTCCTGGCGCCGACGGCCCGCAGGCTGCTCCCGGCGCCGCTGGTGGGACCGGTGCGGCCGGCGCTGCCGGCGCCTCGAACGCCGGCCCGACCGCGGGTGGCGCCGACGACGTCGTCGACGCCGAGATCGTGGAGGACGACAAGAAGTGA
- a CDS encoding GTPase domain-containing protein, with product MPSAEEAQRVGAALTTQLDDYLLPRLARLDAPLLVVVGGSTGAGKSTLVNSLVRAPVSTAGVLRPTTRSPVLVSNPADLPWFQQGQLLPGLVRTREPSNDAGALQLVSAPALGAGLAFLDAPDIDSVVDRNRKLAAQLLAAADLWLFVTTAARYADAVPWELLTTARLRGTVIALVLDRVPAEAAPEIATHLQDMLNVRDLGAAPLFVLPETRLDGQGLISEDVIRPLQDWFGRLAADSHARSAVVRQTLDGALASLGPAVEGLADAADEQARAAKALGDRVTAAYRTGRQTMADGLRDGRLLRGEVLARWQEFVGTGEFLKTLESKVGQIRDRFVAALTGRPAPGRNLQMALESQLVTLLRGIAADAAEQAYSAWQAHPAGAALLDAGLQRPAADLPERADRLVRDWQQWVLGLVRAEGADKRVVARGAAYAVNGAGLAVMIAVFTSTAFIPTGLEVAAGAGSAVAAQKVLEAIFGDQAIRTLATQAREDLLLRTDKLLDEEAARFTDRLAAVGLDAEPGARLRQAAADVETARTELALTGSA from the coding sequence ATGCCGTCGGCCGAGGAGGCTCAGCGGGTCGGCGCGGCGCTCACCACCCAGCTCGACGACTACCTGCTGCCCCGGCTGGCCCGGCTCGACGCCCCGCTGCTGGTGGTCGTCGGCGGTTCCACCGGCGCCGGCAAGTCGACATTGGTCAACAGCCTCGTCCGCGCCCCCGTCAGCACGGCCGGGGTGCTGCGCCCGACCACACGATCGCCGGTGCTGGTCAGCAACCCCGCCGACCTGCCCTGGTTCCAGCAGGGTCAGCTGCTGCCCGGGCTGGTACGCACCCGCGAGCCCAGCAACGACGCCGGCGCGCTCCAACTCGTCTCCGCGCCCGCGCTCGGCGCCGGGCTGGCCTTCCTCGACGCGCCCGACATCGACTCGGTGGTCGACCGCAACCGCAAGCTCGCCGCGCAACTGCTGGCGGCGGCCGACCTGTGGCTGTTCGTCACCACCGCCGCCCGGTACGCCGACGCCGTGCCCTGGGAACTGCTCACCACGGCCCGCCTGCGCGGCACGGTGATCGCCCTGGTGCTCGACCGGGTCCCGGCCGAGGCCGCCCCCGAGATCGCCACCCACCTGCAGGACATGCTCAACGTCCGCGACCTGGGCGCGGCCCCGCTGTTCGTGCTGCCCGAGACCAGGCTCGACGGCCAGGGCCTGATCAGCGAGGACGTGATCCGCCCGCTGCAGGACTGGTTCGGCCGGCTCGCCGCCGACTCCCACGCGCGCTCGGCGGTGGTGCGTCAGACGCTGGACGGCGCGCTCGCCTCGCTCGGGCCGGCCGTCGAGGGGTTGGCCGACGCGGCCGACGAGCAGGCCCGCGCGGCCAAGGCGCTGGGCGACAGGGTCACCGCGGCTTATCGCACCGGACGCCAGACGATGGCCGACGGGCTGCGCGACGGCCGCCTGCTGCGGGGCGAGGTGCTCGCCCGCTGGCAGGAGTTCGTCGGCACCGGCGAGTTCCTGAAAACCCTGGAGAGCAAGGTCGGCCAGATCCGCGACCGGTTCGTGGCCGCGCTCACCGGGCGGCCGGCGCCGGGGCGCAACCTGCAGATGGCGCTCGAGTCCCAGCTGGTCACGCTGCTGCGCGGCATCGCGGCGGACGCGGCCGAACAGGCGTACTCGGCCTGGCAGGCCCACCCGGCGGGGGCGGCTCTGCTCGACGCCGGGCTGCAACGCCCCGCCGCCGACCTGCCCGAGCGGGCCGATCGCCTGGTGCGCGACTGGCAGCAGTGGGTGCTCGGCCTGGTGCGGGCCGAGGGAGCCGACAAGAGGGTGGTGGCACGCGGGGCGGCGTACGCGGTCAACGGGGCCGGCCTGGCCGTGATGATCGCCGTGTTCACCTCGACCGCCTTCATCCCGACCGGGCTCGAGGTCGCCGCGGGCGCCGGCAGCGCGGTCGCCGCTCAGAAGGTGCTCGAGGCGATCTTCGGAGACCAGGCCATCCGTACGCTCGCCACCCAGGCCCGCGAGGATCTGCTGCTCCGCACGGACAAGCTGCTCGACGAGGAGGCCGCGCGTTTCACCGACCGGCTCGCCGCCGTCGGCCTGGACGCCGAACCGGGGGCCCGCCTGCGACAGGCCGCCGCCGATGTGGAGACTGCCCGTACCGAACTGGCGTTGACGGGGAGCGCATGA
- a CDS encoding GTPase: MSLVKDVRDDKRVDSERLVQRLEALSRFLRLVDPHLPDNDLVAAHTLVERAGNRLALSRDHTVVALAGSTGSGKSSLFNALARLKLSPVGVRRPTTGVAHACVWGPLEPANKLLDWVGVLPRHRFIRESALDGDDEASLRGLVLLDLPDFDSVERGHRLEVDRLLGLVDLIVWVVDPQKYGDRILHQAYLSQFRSHAAVTVVVLNQADRLSTQDTELVLNDLKRLLTEDGLDEAPVLATSAKQPGMLAELRGSLETTVAERQAALRRVAGDVETVSEPLTAMIGPPAAEDEVDRATVRQLTDALAVSAGVGAVSDATAAAYRHRAAAATGWPLTRGLRRLRPDPLRRLHLSDKPAEKVADDDAPRVPSTELVPRTSLPEADAAQRSAVSLAVRAVSDRAAAPLPEVWKPALTNAARSRAADLSDALDRAIGTTDLGVARTPLWWRVAGALHWLFLAAAVFGLGWLILGYALRALGLPEMDDPQIGVMPLPTALMLGGLLLGVLLWLLLRPAVEWGARRARRRAEQRLRASVTEVGREYVVAPVREVLNSYAQAREALTAVRS, translated from the coding sequence ATGAGCCTGGTGAAAGACGTTCGCGACGACAAGCGGGTCGACTCCGAGCGGCTGGTGCAGCGGCTCGAGGCACTGAGCCGTTTCCTGCGCCTGGTCGACCCGCATCTGCCGGACAACGACCTGGTGGCCGCGCACACGCTCGTCGAGCGGGCCGGCAACCGGCTGGCGCTCTCGCGTGACCACACCGTCGTCGCGCTCGCCGGCAGCACCGGCAGTGGCAAGTCCAGCCTGTTCAACGCGCTGGCCCGGCTCAAGCTGTCGCCGGTCGGCGTGCGGCGGCCGACCACCGGCGTCGCTCACGCCTGTGTCTGGGGCCCCCTCGAACCGGCCAACAAGCTGCTCGACTGGGTCGGCGTGCTCCCGCGGCACAGGTTCATCCGCGAGAGCGCGCTCGACGGCGACGACGAGGCCTCGCTGCGCGGGCTGGTGCTGCTCGACCTGCCCGACTTCGACTCGGTCGAACGTGGGCACCGCCTCGAGGTCGACCGCCTGCTCGGCCTGGTCGACCTGATCGTCTGGGTGGTCGACCCGCAGAAATACGGCGACCGGATCCTGCACCAGGCCTACCTGTCGCAGTTCCGCTCGCACGCCGCGGTCACCGTCGTCGTGCTCAACCAGGCCGACCGGCTGTCCACCCAGGACACCGAGCTGGTGCTGAACGATCTGAAGCGCCTGCTCACCGAGGACGGGCTGGACGAGGCGCCGGTGCTGGCCACGTCGGCCAAACAGCCCGGCATGCTGGCCGAGCTGCGCGGGTCGCTCGAGACCACGGTGGCCGAGCGGCAGGCCGCGCTGCGCCGGGTTGCCGGCGACGTCGAGACCGTGAGCGAGCCGCTGACCGCCATGATCGGCCCGCCCGCGGCCGAGGACGAGGTCGACCGGGCCACCGTCCGCCAGCTGACCGACGCGCTCGCCGTCTCGGCCGGGGTCGGCGCGGTCTCCGACGCCACCGCGGCGGCCTATCGGCACAGGGCCGCGGCCGCCACCGGCTGGCCCCTGACCCGTGGCCTGCGCCGCCTGCGTCCCGACCCGTTGCGCCGGCTGCACTTGTCGGACAAACCCGCCGAGAAAGTTGCCGACGACGACGCCCCGCGCGTGCCGTCGACCGAGCTCGTGCCGCGCACGTCGCTGCCCGAGGCCGACGCCGCGCAGCGGTCCGCGGTCAGCCTGGCCGTACGGGCCGTCTCCGACCGGGCCGCCGCTCCGCTGCCCGAGGTGTGGAAGCCCGCCCTGACCAACGCCGCCCGCTCCCGGGCAGCCGACCTGTCCGACGCGCTCGACCGCGCGATCGGCACGACCGACCTCGGTGTGGCCAGGACGCCGCTGTGGTGGCGGGTGGCCGGGGCGCTGCACTGGTTGTTCCTGGCGGCCGCGGTCTTCGGCCTGGGCTGGCTGATCCTGGGCTACGCCCTCCGGGCACTCGGACTGCCCGAAATGGACGATCCGCAGATCGGCGTGATGCCGCTGCCGACCGCGCTGATGCTCGGCGGCCTGCTCCTCGGGGTGCTGTTGTGGCTGCTCCTGCGCCCGGCAGTGGAGTGGGGCGCCCGGCGCGCCCGGCGCCGGGCCGAGCAGCGCCTGCGGGCCTCGGTGACCGAGGTCGGGCGGGAATACGTGGTCGCCCCGGTGCGCGAGGTGCTGAACTCGTACGCACAGGCGCGTGAAGCTCTGACCGCCGTGCGTTCGTAG